One window from the genome of Nomascus leucogenys isolate Asia chromosome 12, Asia_NLE_v1, whole genome shotgun sequence encodes:
- the BOLA1 gene encoding bolA-like protein 1, with protein MLSGRLVPGLVSMAGRVCLSQGSAGSVAIGPVEAAIRTKLEQALSPEVLELRNESGGHAVPPGSETHFRVAVVSSRFEGLSPLQRHRLVHAALAEELAGPVHALAIQAQTPTQWRENSQLDTSPPCRGGNKKTLGTP; from the coding sequence ATGCTGAGTGGGCGGCTGGTCCCGGGTCTGGTCTCCATGGCTGGCCGCGTCTGTTTGTCCCAGGGCAGCGCGGGATCCGTGGCCATCGGTCCAGTGGAGGCCGCCATTCGCACGAAGTTGGAGCAGGCCCTGAGCCCCGAGGTGCTAGAGCTTCGCAACGAGAGCGGTGGCCACGCGGTCCCGCCTGGCAGTGAGACGCACTTCCGCGTGGCTGTGGTGAGCTCTCGTTTCGAGGGACTGAGCCCCCTACAACGACACCGGCTGGTCCACGCAGCACTGGCCGAGGAGCTGGCAGGGCCGGTCCATGCGCTGGCCATCCAGGCACAGACCCCCACCCAGTGGAGAGAGAACTCTCAGCTGGACACTAGCCCCCCATGCCGGGGTGGGAACAAGAAAACTCTAGGAACCCCCTGA
- the SV2A gene encoding synaptic vesicle glycoprotein 2A, with product MEEGFRDRAAFIRGAKDIAKEVKKHAAKKVVKGLDRVQDEYSRRSYSRFEEEDDDDDFPAPSDGYYRGEGTQDEEEGGASSDATEGHDEDDEIYEGEYQGIPRAESGGKGERMADGAPLAGVRGGLSDGEGPPGGRGEAQRRKEREELAQQYEAILRECGHGRFQWTLYFVLGLALMADGVEVFVVGFVLPSAEKDMCLSDSNKGMLGLIVYLGMMVGAFLWGGLADRLGRRQCLLISLSVNSVFAFFSSFVQGYGTFLFCRLLSGVGIGGSIPIVFSYFSEFLAQEKRGEHLSWLCMFWMIGGVYAAAMAWAIIPHYGWSFQMGSAYQFHSWRVFVLVCAFPSVFAIGALTTQPESPRFFLENGKHDEAWMVLKQVHDTNMRAKGHPERVFSVTHIKTIHQEDELIEIQSDTGTWYQRWGVRALSLGGQVWGNFLSCFGPEYRRITLMMMGVWFTMSFSYYGLTVWFPDMIRHLQAVDYASRTKVFPGERVEHVTFNFTLENQIHRGGQYFNDKFIGLRLKSVSFEDSLFEECYFEDVTSSNTFFRNCTFINTVFYNTDLFEYKFVNSRLINSTFLHNKEGCPLDVTGTGEGAYMVYFVSFLGTLAVLPGNIVSALLMDKIGRLRMLAGSSVMSCVSCFFLSFGNSESAMIALLCLFGGVSIASWNALDVLTVELYPSDKRTTAFGFLNALCKLAAVLGISIFTSFVGITKAAPILFASAALALGSSLALKLPETRGQVLQ from the exons ATGGAAGAGGGCTTCCGAGACCGGGCAGCTTTCATCCGTGGGGCCAAAGACATTGCTAAGGAAGTCAAAAAGCATGCGGCCAAGAAGGTGGTGAAGGGCCTGGACAGAGTCCAGGACGAATATTCCCGAAGATCGTACTCCCGCTTTGAGGAGGAGGATGATGATGACGACTTCCCTGCCCCCAGTGATGGCTATTACCGAGGAGAAGGGACCCAGGATGAGGAGGAAGGTGGTGCGTCCAGTGACGCTACTGAGGGCCATGACGAGGATGATGAGATCTACGAAGGGGAATATCAGGGCATTCCCCGGGCAGAGTCTGGGGGCAAAGGCGAGCGGATGGCAGATGGGGCGCCCCTGGCTGGAGTAAGGGGGGGCTTGAGTGATGGGGAAGGTCCCCCTGGGGGCCGGGGGGAGGCACAACGACGGAAAGAACGAGAAGAACTGGCCCAACAGTATGAAGCCATCCTACGGGAGTGTGGCCACGGCCGCTTCCAGTGGACACTGTATTTTGTGCTTGGTCTGGCGCTGATGGCTGATGGTGTGGAGGTCTTTGTGGTAGGTTTCGTGCTGCCCAGCGCTGAGAAAGACATGTGCCTGTCTGACTCCAACAAAGGCATGCTAG gcCTCATTGTCtacctgggcatgatggtgggagCCTTCCTCTGGGGAGGTCTGGCTGACCGGCTGGGTCGGAGGCAGTGCCTGCTCATCTCACTCTCAGTCAACAGCGTCTTCGCCTTCTTCTCATCTTTTGTCCAGGGTTACGGCACTTTCCTCTTCTGCCGCCTACTTTCTGGGGTTGG GATTGGAGGGTCCATCCCCATTGTCTTCTCCTATTTCTCCGAGTTTCTGGCCCAGGAGAAACGAGGGGAGCATTTGAGCTGGCTCTGCATGTTTTGGATGATTGGTGGAGTGTACGCAGCTGCTATGGCGTGGGCCATCATCCCCCACTATG GGTGGAGTTTTCAGATGGGTTCTGCCTACCAGTTCCACAGCTGGAGGGTCTTCGTCCTCGTCTGCGCCTTTCCTTCTGTGTTTGCCATTGGGGCTCTGACCACGCAGCCTGAGAGCCCCCGTTTCTTCCTAGAG AATGGGAAGCATGATGAGGCCTGGATGGTGCTGAAGCAGGTCCATGATACGAACATGCGAGCCAAGGGACATCCTGAGCGAGTGTTCTCA GTTACCCACATTAAGACGATTCATCAGGAGGATGAATTGATTGAGATCCAGTCGGACACAGGGACCTGGTACCAGCGCTGGGGGGTCCGGGCCTTGAGCCTAGGGGGGCAG GTTTGGGGGAATTTTCTCTCCTGTTTTGGTCCCGAATATCGGCGCATCACTCTGATGATGATGGGTGTGTGGTTCACCATGTCATTCAG CTACTATGGCCTGACCGTCTGGTTTCCTGACATGATCCGCCATCTCCAGGCAGTGGACTATGCATCCCGCACCAAAGTGTTCCCCGGGGAGCGCGTAGAGCATGTAACTTTTAACTTCACGTTGGAGAATCAGATCCACCGAGGCGGGCAGTACTTCAATGACAA GTTCATTGGGCTGCGGCTGAAGTCAGTGTCCTTTGAGGATTCCCTGTTTGAAGAGTGTTATTTTGAGGATGTCACATCCAGCAACACGTTTTTCCGCAACTGCACTTTCATCAACACTGTGTTCTATAACACTG ACCTGTTTGAGTACAAGTTTGTGAACAGCCGTCTGATAAACAGTACATTCCTGCACAACAAGGAGGGCTGCCCGCTAGACGTGACAGGGACGGGCGAAGGTGCCTACATGGTATACTTTGTGAGCTTCCTGGGGACACTGGCAGTGCTTCCTGGGAATATCGTGTCTGCCCTGCTCATGGACAAGATTGGCAGGCTCAGAATGCTTG CTGGCTCCAGCGTGATGTCCTGTGTCTCCTGCTTCTTCCTGTCTTTTGGGAACAGCGAGTCGGCCATGATCGCTCTGCTCTGCCTTTTTGGTGGGGTCAGCATTGCATCGTGGAATGCGCTGGACGTGTTGACTGTTGAACTCTACCCCTCAGACAAGAG GACCACAGCTTTTGGCTTCCTGAATGCCCTGTGTAAGCTGGCAGCTGTGCTGGGGATCAGCATCTTCACATCCTTCGTGGGAATCACCAAGGCTGCCCCCATCCTCTTTGCCTCAGCTGCCCTTGCCCTTGGCAGCTCTCTGGCCCTGAAGCTGCCTGAGACCCGGGGGCAGGTGCTGCAGTGA